The nucleotide sequence CGATGGTGTTAAACCTCTAGGCGATATTCGTGAGAATATAGCGAGTATTTATTCCGAAGATGGTATCAACTTCTACTGTGGTTTATGGAATGGTAAATTGCTTGTTTATAATTATGAAACTGGTAATAAAAGAGTCGTAGATGTAGGGTTCGAAAATGCACCGATCCTTACCATATTAAAATATGAGCAAACCTTAGCTATTGGTTCTTTTGGTGAAGGAGTAAGGTTTATAGATGCTAGTTCTTATACTCCAAAAGATATTGATCCTATATTGCCTAATTACGATGTTAACAAAATTAAAAAGTATAGAGATGAGCTTTGGATAGCTTCAGAGGCTGGAGTAATTGCCTACAATTTGAAGACCAGGGCAATTAAAAAATACGAGCAAATTACAGATACCCCAGAAATGCCATATGATAATGTTAGTGATATACTAATTGATGAAAAGAACAATACTATCTGGGCAGCTACACGTTTGGGTTTAACTCGTTATGATGCTGACAGAGATCGCTTTTCTAATCAGGAAATTCCTAAGGCATTAACTAACAAATGGGTTACAGATATTGTAGCTACACCCCAAGGAGATCTTTGGCTTAACCAAAATAATAATAGTATAGCAAAATATAATATTGCACAAAATACGACCAAGATTTATAATGTAAAAAGCGGTAACAGATTAGATATTTTTAGTTCGAATGGATTCTTCAATTTCAATAACGAGAATATATACCTGGCGGGGAAAGATGGAATTATTTATTTCACACCCTATGAAATTACTGAAAATCAATACAGCCCAAAACCTATTATTACTGAATTTAAAGTTCAGAATAAAGAAATCTTACCGGGAACTGAAATAGATGGGCATATCCCTTTACACCAAGATATAAATACTGGTAAGACTGTAGAATTGCAATATGCCAATAGAAGTTTTTCAATTCAGTTTGCAACACCTTCATTCACTAACGAACGTCTTAATAAATTCAAATATAAACTAGAAGGTTTTGATAAAGGCTGGATAGAAACCACTAGTGATGTAAGAACTGTTCAGTATACAAATCTTTATCCCGGAGATTACATTTTTAAATTGCGATCTAGTAATAGTAATGGATTATGGAGCGAAACTGCTGAATATCATATTGAAGTAAATCATCCTTTTTGGCTAAGTTTAAAGGGATTGCTACTTATTTTTATTCTTCTAGCTACACTTTTTTATTTTATAAGAAAGCAGGTGAAAATTAGAATTGCGCTGAAGCGTGAATTGCTATTGGAAAAAGTAAAAAGAGAAAGAGACGAAAAGCTGAATAATGATAAACTTAGGTTTTTCACTAACATTTCTCACGAACTCCGAACTCCTTTAACGCTTATTCTAGGTCCTGTAAAACAAATATTAGATATAAATAATCAAGATGAGTATTTAAAAAGCAGAGCTAATCTTATCTATCAAAATGCAAATAGACTCCTTCGATTGGTAAACCAGATTTTAGACTTTAGGAGAGCAGAAACCGGTGAACTAAAACTAAGAGTTCGACAGTCTGAAATTCTAGTAAGTACCAAGAATATTTTCAATTCATTTTTGGAGATGGCGCATGCAAAAAGCATTAATCTGAATTTAAATGTCGAAGAAGAACAGATGATCTGTTGGATCGATATGGATAAGTATAAGAAGGTGCTTTATAATTTATTGTCTAACGCTATTAAATTTACCAATAATCAAGGGAATGTAGATCTCTATCTAAGTTATAAAGGGGAAAATAACGAATTTCTATTTTTAGAGATAAGTGACGACGGTATAGGTATACCCGCAGAAAGTCAGGAAAAAATATTTTCAAGATTTTATCAGGCAGAGAATGGTCAAAATAATACTACGGGAACAGGTATTGGATTGTCTTTAGTAAAAGCCTTAGTAGAAATTCACAAGGGAACTATTTTAGTAAAAAGTGAGCCAGGTAAAGGCAGTATTTTTACAATAGAAATTCCTGTAGAAAAAAGTGCTTACAAGAAAGAAGAAGTTTTCGATTTTGTGCCTAACGAAGTTGTTAATGAAGAGCTTATTCCAATACGACAAATAGAAAATTCATTTCAGCCTTCAATACGAACGACCGAACCTATTATCAAACACAAAATATTAATCTTAGATGATAATGCTGAATTGAGAAAGTACATTGCTGAGTATCTATCTCCTTTCTATAAAGTGTACGAAGCAGAAAATGGAAAAGAAGGATTGGAAATATGTAAAAATGAAAAGCCCATTTTATGTGTTGCCGATGTTATGATGCCAATAATGGATGGTTTCGAATTTGTAGAAGCCTTAAAGGCAGATGAAAATACAAGTCATATTGCAGTAATTTTACTAACCGCCTTGGCAGAAAATGAAAATCGCATCAAAGGATATAAGATTGGTGTGGATGGTTATTTAGTAAAACCTTTCGATCCCTCTTTATTAAAAACCAGAATTGAGAATATAATTAAGATATATTATGATCTCAAACAGAAATTTTCTGGAGATGAAGACATAGATATCTTAAAGCTCGCTAACTCACAAATAGATATTGATCTTATAACAGATATTAAAGAATTAATCGATAAGAATATTAATAATCCTAAACTTACGCCTGGGTTTATAAGTGATGCAATGGCAATGAGTTCTTCTAAGATTTACCGAAAAATAAAACAGCTTACCGATGTAACTCCAAACGAGCTGATTCGGATTATTAGGCTGAAAAAATCGGTAGAACTTTTAAAAACAAAAAATTATAATGTAAGTGAAGTTGCCACAATGGTTGGATTTAATGATCCTCTATACTTTAGTCGATGTTTTAAAAAACAATTCGGTAAATCTCCTAGTAATTTTAAAAAATAATGATCCGGTAACCCTAAAAGCCAATTTGTAAATCTTTTACTCTAAATAATAAACCTAACACAAAATCTAAAATTTAAAGAAATGCATACTAAATCTTATTTAAGTTCCATTGCGATATTTATAATATCGCTATCATTAATTCAGTGCAAGCAAGCTACTGAAGAAAAACAATCCGAGGATCAGGTAAAGGAATCTCCGGAAACTGTAATGATAAATAATCCAATAGTAGATGGCGATTTTGCAGATCCATCTATAGTAAAGTACGAAGGTAAATACTATATCTATGCAACCATCGATCCCTGGGGCGGGGAGGAGTTAGGTGTTTTAGAATCTTCAGATTTCAAAAATTGGGAACAAAAACATATAGATTGGCCTACTAAAACACTTTGTACAAGTCCTACTTCAAATGATAGTAAAGTTTGGGCGCCTTCGGTAATTCAGGGTAAAGATGGGAAGTTTTACATGTATATTTCAGTAGGAAGTGAAGTTTGGGCAGGAGTTAGTGAGCATCCACTGGGACCGTGGAAAAACATGAAAGAAGATAACTCACCACTAATAAAGGGAGATATGTTTCCAGAATATCACATGATCGATGCTGAGGTGTTTATCGACGACGATAAGCAGGTATATCTTTATTGGGGCTCGGGTTTAAATTGGGTTAATGGCCATTGCTTTGTGGTAAAGCTAGAAGACGATATGAAGAGTTTCAATAAAGATGAAATAAAAGATGTAACCCCTCCAAATTATTTTGAAGCCCCTTTAATGCTAAAAGAAAACAGTAAGTATTATTTAATGTATTCTGATGGCAAATGTACTAACGAAACTTATAAAGTACGTTATGCAATTGGCGATACACCGTATGGACCATGGAAGGAAGGAGAAAATAGTCCTGTATTAACTACATCAGATGATAAAACAACATTAGGGCCTGGGCATCATACTGTTTTTAAACAAGATGATCAGCACTATATTCTTTACCATAGAATAAAAAATAACGAAGATGAATTATTTAGAGAGCTTGCTATCGATAGTTTAAATTTCGATAAAAACGGCAAAATAGAAAAAGTAAACCCTTCAGGTGTGGTTATGCCGAAGATGTAATTTCGGTTACGAACTCATAAAACCAAAAACTCCCGAAATCTATAAAGATTTCGGGAGTTTTTTATTGTGGAGTCGGAGGGGTTCGAACCCTCGTCCAAACAAGCAATTCAGAAGCTTTCTACACGTTTAGTTTTCACTTGGATTGTCGGGAAAAAATCTGGCTGAAAACGACCCAATTTTTTCCGTACCCTCAATTAAGTTTCGAAACTACATCAAGGTCCTGCAGTTCCTATATTTACTTTATCGGTGCCTCTGGTGTGGACGCCGTAAATCAAGGCTTCCACGAGACATCTCGGCTCCCTACCTAGTAGGGACTAAGCAAACCTACTATGATTCGGTTATGCAGCCAAGGCGTAGTTATTCTCGCCGTTTATAAAAGTGTGAAATATGAGATTTACGAGCTATATCCCAGCGCTCGACGTGCTTACAACTCAATTAGACTCGCTGTCAAAACCAAGTCGACCCCATTATGTAAAGAACATTGCACTTTGTCTGTGGGCGTTCCGTTTGTCCTCTCGGCCAAACGGCGGGCTATTCGCTTTTAGTTTTTGTTCGTTGCCTCACAAAAAGCTAACCGCTGCTATCCCTAACGCAAAATTGAAATCCAATCAAACAAAGAACATTAATTCATCTTACCGTTTATAAAACAGCAAGGCCTGCAAAGGTACTATTAAATTTATATCTTTACTTAATAATCGAGATTTTAAATATTTTGTAACATTTTAAAAAGCCGCAAAAACATTCGATCTCAAAACAGAAAGTTTAGATCACTAATTTCAAATTAGATACACTAAACTTAATAGATTTAAAAAACAATACTAGATTAAAAAAAGTTGGCTTTTTTTGCAAATTCGGACTTTAAAACCATCTAAAAATTGAACAAAACCTAAACCAACCTATGCTTAAATTCGCTATCATTCGAGAAGAAAAAACACCACCAGATCGTCGTGTAGTATTCTCCCCAAAACATCTCAAAAAAGCAAAAAATCAATTTCCCGAAGCTCAATTTAAGGTCCAGACTTCAGCTATTCGAATATTTAAAGACGAAGAATATCAAAACGAAGGATTTCAGGTTTCAGAAGATATCAGTGATTGTGAGGTGATGATTGGTGTAAAAGAAGTGCCGATTGATAGTCTAATTCCGAATAAAAAATATTTTTTCTTCTCCCATACCATCAAAAAGCAACCTTATAATCGCGATTTATTGAAGGCGATATTAGATAAAAACATCGAGCTTTTTGATCATGAAGTGATTACCAGTGAAAGCGGAATGCGACTTATTGGTTTTGGTAGATATGCCGGGTTGGTAGGTGCGTATAATGGGTTTCGAGCAATCGGACTCAAAAACGATATTTTCAATTTACCAAAAGCCGATGATCTTCCAGATCTAAATGCAATGTTGGACCAATTGGATAAAATTAAAGTTCCAAATTTAAAAATAGTGCTCACCGGTAGCGGAAAAGTTTCTCGTGGCGCTAAAGAAATTTTGGATCACCTAAAAATACGACAAGTTGAGGTTACCGAATATTTAGCTTCAGAATTTGAAGAGCCGGTTTATTGCCATATCGATGTGTTAGATTATAACAAGCGCCTGGACGGCAACGAAGGTAGCATTCCAGAATTTTTTAAAAATCCAGAGTTGTACGAATCAGATTTTTGGCGTTTTGCAGTAAGTAGCGATTTCTTTATCGCAGGCCATTTTTACGGTCAGGGCGCTCCTGTATTCTTTACAAAAGAAGAGGCGAAAACCCCTAATTTCAGAATAAAATATATTGCAGATATTTCCTGTGATATTGCCGAACCGATCCCGAGTACCATACGTGCTTCTACCATCACCGATCCTATTTATGGCTATGATCCTAAAACCGAAACCGAAACCGATTACAAGAATCCTGATGCGATTACAGTGATGGCGGTCGATAATTTACCCTGCGAATTGCCGAAAGACGCTAGTGAAGGTTTTGGTGAAATGTTCTTGGAAAATGTCTTACCGGCATTTTTTAATAATGATGAAAACGGAATTTTAGAACGCGCAAGAATGACCAAAGATGGTAAACTAACCCCTAGATACAGCTACCTACAGGATTTTGTGAGCTAAAAATGGAAAGCTATTTTATCCAATATTGTAACTTATAAGAACATTATTTTAATCACTCTTAGTTTTATGAAAATTAAAAAAACTACGTTACTTCTTCTGGGGTTGCTTTTCCTCGCCTCCTGTAAAAAGGAAGAACCTACCGAAAAAGAATTTATCGAAATTACCGGTGTCGATCACAATTTAGAACCTGGCGATAATTTCTTTAGATATGCAAATCGCAAATGGTATGATACGGTATCGATTCCAGATACACAGGCTGGGGCAGGAGCGTACATGTTTATGAACTATCCGCAGCGACTTCGTTTGCAGGGAATTCTGGATAGCGTTTCAAAAAGCGAAAATCCTAAAGGAAGTATTGCTCAAAAAGTGGGTGATTTCTATGTTTCGGGGATGGATACGCTAACAATCAATCAAAGAGGATTCGAGCCAGTAAAACCAATTTTAAATGATATTGATGCTATTAGTGATGTTTCTTCTCTGATGAATTTCGTGACTAAGGCCACGATATCTGGAAATACTTCAATTTTGAGTTTCTATGTTGGGCCAGATGATAAAAATAGTCAGATGAACATTGCGCATGCCGGTCAAACAGGAATTGGCCTGCCAGATCGGGATTATTATTTCAGTGAAGATTCAGAAACCGTGGCGATTCAGCAGGCTTACAAAAAATATCTTTCAAACTTATTTAAACTTACCGGAGTTAATAAAGCCGAAGCTAAAAAGAAAGCCGATTTGGTATACGATATCGATAAGCAGATTGCCGAATCACATAGAACCAGGATCGAGCGCCGAGATGTAAAAGCGAATTATAATAAGATGGCGGTGAACGATCTTGCTCGAAAACAACCTAATATTGGTTGGAAATCTGTTTTAGACGGTTTCAACGCACAAACCGATTCAATAGACATCGGGCAACCAGAATATTATGAAAAGCTGAATTCACTTTTAAAATCTGTTCCTTTAGCAGATTGGAAGGTTTATTTAAAAGCACATACTTTAGAGAATTACGCCGATAATTTAAGTAGACCTTTTGTAGATGCTGCTTTCGAATTTACTAAAGTGATTTCGGGACAGGCAGTTCAGAAAACTCGCGGAGAGATCATGGCAAGTGCTGTGGATGGATACCTTGGTGAAGCTTTAGGTCAATTATACGTAAAGAAATATTTTTCCGAAGAAGCTAAAGAGCGCATGCAGGAACTTGTTGATAATGTACAGAAAGCTTATGCGGCAAGAATCGAAAATTTGGAGTGGATGAGTGATAGCACCAAGATAAAAGCAAAAGAAAAGTTAGCTGCGATCACTAAGAAAATAGGATATCCAGATCATTGGAAAGATTACGATAATGTGACTATCGATAGGGACGCTTATTTTGAGAATATTGTTTCTGCTTCTTCCGCAGCATATCAACGTAATCTGGAAAAGTTAGGAAAACCGGTAGATAAATCGGAATGGTTTACTACACCTTCAACGGTGACGGCATATAATAATCCTTCAGCAAACGAAATTGTTTTTCCAGCAGGAATCTTACAGCCGCCTTACTTTGATAATCAAGCCGATGATGCTTTAAATTATGGTGGTATAGGAATGGTAATTGGGCACGAATTGACGCATACGTTCGACGATCAGGGAGCGCAATTCGACAAAGAGGGGAATGTGAAAAACTGGTGGGCAGATAGCGATTACGAGAAATTCAAATCTAAGATTCAGCAGGTGATCGATCAATACAGTGATTTTACGGTGTTAGATTCGCTTCATATAAAAGGCGCCATGACGGTTGGAGAGAATACCGCTGATATTGCCGGAGTAGCCGTTGCTTACGATGCATTTAAAATGACAGAGCAAGGACAGGATACAACTAAAATTGGTGAGTTTACTCCCGATCAGCGTTTTTTCCTTTCCGTAGCTAAAATATGGCGTGTAAAAATGAAAGATGAATTTCTACGATTATGGATCAATAATAATCCGCATTCGCCACCATCATGGAGAGTTAATGGTCCATTGATGAATAGTACACCGTTTTATGAAGCATTCGACGTGAAACCAGAGGATTCGTTATATGTAGAGAAAGAGGACAGAATTGTGATTTGGTAATTTCCTCAGACTTAATCTTCCGTTAACACGAAAACGATGACCAAGAAAAAAAATAGATCATAATTTGCAAAAAAATAAGGATTGGTTAAAGTAGAATAAACCAGTCCTTGTTTATTATTATTCGTAATTTTTATATAGTTGAAATTTACCCAAAACAATGAAGAAAATTCTTAGTGCCCTAACGCTAATTTGTTGCTTAACCAGCACTTTTGCTCAAACTAAATTGATGACCTACAATATCAAATACGCCAATGAAACTGATGGTGAAAATAGCTGGTCGTATCGCAAAGATTGGATTACCAATCAAATTAAGTTTTACGAACCCGATATTTTTGGAGTTCAGGAAGCGCTACATACTCAGATTGCATATTTCGATGAGCAAATGCCGAATTACAAGTATATTGGCGTAGGTCGTGATAACGGAAAGCAAGAAGGAGAATACAGTGCGATATTTTATAATACCAACAAATTGGAAGTATTAAAAAGCAACACATTTTGGTTAAATGAAAATCCAACCGAAATCAAGAAAGGTTGGGATGCGGTTTTGCCAAGAATTTGCACGTACGGACTTTTTGAAAATAAAGAAAGCGGAGAAAAATTTTGGCATTTTAATGCGCATTTTGATCATGTTGGCGTAAAAGCAAGACAGGAAAGTGCTAAGCTGATTTTCAATAAGATTCAGGAGTTGAATACCGAAGACTACCCAGTGGTATTAACTGGCGATTTAAATCTAACTCCAGAAACAAAGAGTATTCAGTATTTATCTGATAAAATGCTTGATGCTAAAAGTGTGGCTGAACTTGCATTTGGTCCCACAGGAACTTATAACGGATTTAATTTTTCAGAACCGGTAATCACAAAGCTTGATTATGTTTTTGTTTCAAAAAATGGATTTAAAGTGAAGAAACATGCTGTTTTAAGTGACTCTAAGGATTTACACTATCCCTCAGATCATTTACCGGTGATGGTGATTTTGGAATAAAAAGTAATTTGAATTTATATGAAAAGCTGTCTTTTGGACAGCTTTTTTTATTTTCTGAATGTCTTGTTTTTAGTTTTTATCCTTTATCTTGATACTTATATATTCAATGAGTTTTCCGCCAACTAAAACAAACAATGCTATAATTCCAGATAATATAAGTCCAGTTATAGATGAGAAATTTCGTCTGGTGTCTAAAATCGCTTTGCTCATAGCCTCTTTTTGTTCAACAGTGATTTCTTCTCCATTAATAAATTCGTCTCTATCCAAGTCAAATTTTTGTAGAGTCAGTTCCGATGAGATATCACAATAAGTCGCTCCTCCAACAATTAGAAGATAAATTCCGAAAAATACAGTTGTGCTTATCCAAAACCATTTCCATTTTCCATTCGGGAATATTTTTTTTCTTTTCATAATTATCATTCCCAAAATCAGAATTGAAATAAGACTTGGAATTATTAAGTGATATGGTAGACTTATTTCGTTAAATAGTTTCATTTCTGTTTTGTCAAATTACCTGTCAATTATTGAAAATTACCGATGTTTGAAAAATACTTTGCCTAAAATCTTCAAAATTAAGTTGAAGAATTTCTTTGTAATCAAGGTGATGAAAAGTATTCGCATTTTTACCAATCTGGTATGAGCGATAGTAATACCGAAAGTAATCGGGTAGAATTAATGTTCCCAAGAGAATCGCACCGAACATATAAGGACTTCGTTTTCCGTTGCCTAAACATAAATATTGTAACGCGATTTCATCTTCAACTTTGGTTCCGTAACCGCAAAGTGTATGGTAGGCATCATGACGCTCTACTTTTGCGATTAGCTCAAAATTATTTTTATTCAGAAATTGACCAAGATGATATCCAAAACTTTCTTCGGGGTATTTCAGTAGATCAGTGGTACTAATATTCCACGGAATGTGATCGCGTTTTAACCATTTAGTATAAACCTTCTGAGTTTGATCGAATAACCAATGAATTAATTTCTTTCGCATAGTGATTAATTAAAGTACTTTGAAATTCAAAGTACATGAATAAAATTTTTTGATTAATGAGTTGTTGATTGATCTAAGGCTTTTATATCTTTTTTATAATCTTTCGGAAGCAGAAGTTCTTTTAATACATAATCCATCCTTAAAATTTTGCTTAGGCGATATAAAGGAATTACACCAATAAGCAGCGATCTATTTTTGAAGTTTAGTAAATATTTTACCCTGGCAGGAGCCATTAAGGTTTGCGCCTCTAATAATAAAGCATAGCGAATGGCGCCTAAATGCTTTTTATACTGAATAAAAAGGTCTTTGGTGTATTTACTATATTCAAAATTCTCTTGAAGCTGAAGCTCGCGTCGTTCTTCCCAGGCCAAAAAATCTTCAGGTAGACCGGCAATCTTCATTTGTTTACCCACTCTTAAGAATACTTCAAAAACTTCATTCTTTTCAGCTAAAGTCAGCTGTCGTTCCAGC is from Zunongwangia endophytica and encodes:
- a CDS encoding hybrid sensor histidine kinase/response regulator transcription factor produces the protein MLMVFLLKHDSANRERYFECGCNEMIKNFLFFYFISFGICFAQDIKFEHYNDTYGLSHNSVRHIVQDDEGFLWLGTFGGLNRFDGYQFKSYISNENAENSLLHDDITALEFNKRTQNLWVGTRKGLTLFEISKQKFTTFLPDSTDANSLPDEEIRAVYADKLNRVWVGTKTAGLYLLNTAEGEFKKVPLSGFEYVKEIFEDSNGNIWIGSFGEVGVAKIVLEPNGNIHEIKYYNLPIANSKEINPYINFIYEDAKGDLFAGTRNGLYKFIKERNAFENLYIEDPVTREQLGPYFLSIAQATNGKYWLGTLGGLLVCDALEDIPNGDFSWNYETLTDDTSLIDNLIYSLYFDASGVLWIGTEDGLDKYDPFVNEFKINRDISKFINGQAPRIRGFASTNDDKVIIATWHSGLFIHENDGVKPLGDIRENIASIYSEDGINFYCGLWNGKLLVYNYETGNKRVVDVGFENAPILTILKYEQTLAIGSFGEGVRFIDASSYTPKDIDPILPNYDVNKIKKYRDELWIASEAGVIAYNLKTRAIKKYEQITDTPEMPYDNVSDILIDEKNNTIWAATRLGLTRYDADRDRFSNQEIPKALTNKWVTDIVATPQGDLWLNQNNNSIAKYNIAQNTTKIYNVKSGNRLDIFSSNGFFNFNNENIYLAGKDGIIYFTPYEITENQYSPKPIITEFKVQNKEILPGTEIDGHIPLHQDINTGKTVELQYANRSFSIQFATPSFTNERLNKFKYKLEGFDKGWIETTSDVRTVQYTNLYPGDYIFKLRSSNSNGLWSETAEYHIEVNHPFWLSLKGLLLIFILLATLFYFIRKQVKIRIALKRELLLEKVKRERDEKLNNDKLRFFTNISHELRTPLTLILGPVKQILDINNQDEYLKSRANLIYQNANRLLRLVNQILDFRRAETGELKLRVRQSEILVSTKNIFNSFLEMAHAKSINLNLNVEEEQMICWIDMDKYKKVLYNLLSNAIKFTNNQGNVDLYLSYKGENNEFLFLEISDDGIGIPAESQEKIFSRFYQAENGQNNTTGTGIGLSLVKALVEIHKGTILVKSEPGKGSIFTIEIPVEKSAYKKEEVFDFVPNEVVNEELIPIRQIENSFQPSIRTTEPIIKHKILILDDNAELRKYIAEYLSPFYKVYEAENGKEGLEICKNEKPILCVADVMMPIMDGFEFVEALKADENTSHIAVILLTALAENENRIKGYKIGVDGYLVKPFDPSLLKTRIENIIKIYYDLKQKFSGDEDIDILKLANSQIDIDLITDIKELIDKNINNPKLTPGFISDAMAMSSSKIYRKIKQLTDVTPNELIRIIRLKKSVELLKTKNYNVSEVATMVGFNDPLYFSRCFKKQFGKSPSNFKK
- a CDS encoding family 43 glycosylhydrolase produces the protein MHTKSYLSSIAIFIISLSLIQCKQATEEKQSEDQVKESPETVMINNPIVDGDFADPSIVKYEGKYYIYATIDPWGGEELGVLESSDFKNWEQKHIDWPTKTLCTSPTSNDSKVWAPSVIQGKDGKFYMYISVGSEVWAGVSEHPLGPWKNMKEDNSPLIKGDMFPEYHMIDAEVFIDDDKQVYLYWGSGLNWVNGHCFVVKLEDDMKSFNKDEIKDVTPPNYFEAPLMLKENSKYYLMYSDGKCTNETYKVRYAIGDTPYGPWKEGENSPVLTTSDDKTTLGPGHHTVFKQDDQHYILYHRIKNNEDELFRELAIDSLNFDKNGKIEKVNPSGVVMPKM
- a CDS encoding NAD(P)-dependent oxidoreductase; its protein translation is MLKFAIIREEKTPPDRRVVFSPKHLKKAKNQFPEAQFKVQTSAIRIFKDEEYQNEGFQVSEDISDCEVMIGVKEVPIDSLIPNKKYFFFSHTIKKQPYNRDLLKAILDKNIELFDHEVITSESGMRLIGFGRYAGLVGAYNGFRAIGLKNDIFNLPKADDLPDLNAMLDQLDKIKVPNLKIVLTGSGKVSRGAKEILDHLKIRQVEVTEYLASEFEEPVYCHIDVLDYNKRLDGNEGSIPEFFKNPELYESDFWRFAVSSDFFIAGHFYGQGAPVFFTKEEAKTPNFRIKYIADISCDIAEPIPSTIRASTITDPIYGYDPKTETETDYKNPDAITVMAVDNLPCELPKDASEGFGEMFLENVLPAFFNNDENGILERARMTKDGKLTPRYSYLQDFVS
- a CDS encoding M13 family metallopeptidase, with the protein product MKIKKTTLLLLGLLFLASCKKEEPTEKEFIEITGVDHNLEPGDNFFRYANRKWYDTVSIPDTQAGAGAYMFMNYPQRLRLQGILDSVSKSENPKGSIAQKVGDFYVSGMDTLTINQRGFEPVKPILNDIDAISDVSSLMNFVTKATISGNTSILSFYVGPDDKNSQMNIAHAGQTGIGLPDRDYYFSEDSETVAIQQAYKKYLSNLFKLTGVNKAEAKKKADLVYDIDKQIAESHRTRIERRDVKANYNKMAVNDLARKQPNIGWKSVLDGFNAQTDSIDIGQPEYYEKLNSLLKSVPLADWKVYLKAHTLENYADNLSRPFVDAAFEFTKVISGQAVQKTRGEIMASAVDGYLGEALGQLYVKKYFSEEAKERMQELVDNVQKAYAARIENLEWMSDSTKIKAKEKLAAITKKIGYPDHWKDYDNVTIDRDAYFENIVSASSAAYQRNLEKLGKPVDKSEWFTTPSTVTAYNNPSANEIVFPAGILQPPYFDNQADDALNYGGIGMVIGHELTHTFDDQGAQFDKEGNVKNWWADSDYEKFKSKIQQVIDQYSDFTVLDSLHIKGAMTVGENTADIAGVAVAYDAFKMTEQGQDTTKIGEFTPDQRFFLSVAKIWRVKMKDEFLRLWINNNPHSPPSWRVNGPLMNSTPFYEAFDVKPEDSLYVEKEDRIVIW
- a CDS encoding endonuclease/exonuclease/phosphatase family protein, yielding MKKILSALTLICCLTSTFAQTKLMTYNIKYANETDGENSWSYRKDWITNQIKFYEPDIFGVQEALHTQIAYFDEQMPNYKYIGVGRDNGKQEGEYSAIFYNTNKLEVLKSNTFWLNENPTEIKKGWDAVLPRICTYGLFENKESGEKFWHFNAHFDHVGVKARQESAKLIFNKIQELNTEDYPVVLTGDLNLTPETKSIQYLSDKMLDAKSVAELAFGPTGTYNGFNFSEPVITKLDYVFVSKNGFKVKKHAVLSDSKDLHYPSDHLPVMVILE
- a CDS encoding Coq4 family protein is translated as MRKKLIHWLFDQTQKVYTKWLKRDHIPWNISTTDLLKYPEESFGYHLGQFLNKNNFELIAKVERHDAYHTLCGYGTKVEDEIALQYLCLGNGKRSPYMFGAILLGTLILPDYFRYYYRSYQIGKNANTFHHLDYKEILQLNFEDFRQSIFQTSVIFNN
- a CDS encoding oxygenase MpaB family protein, with protein sequence METTYFTEKGSIVREIWGKADTILFIFAGAAAEFALNKAVDWLYFTGRLPKDPLGRLFSTVNYAKLIVFAEEKSAIHAIDQMNKIHGQVEENRGAKIPDWAYRDVLFMLIDYSIRAFEALERQLTLAEKNEVFEVFLRVGKQMKIAGLPEDFLAWEERRELQLQENFEYSKYTKDLFIQYKKHLGAIRYALLLEAQTLMAPARVKYLLNFKNRSLLIGVIPLYRLSKILRMDYVLKELLLPKDYKKDIKALDQSTTH